A DNA window from Mytilus edulis chromosome 14, xbMytEdul2.2, whole genome shotgun sequence contains the following coding sequences:
- the LOC139503759 gene encoding uncharacterized protein isoform X5, whose protein sequence is MDRKVKWHRTNNSTEFGLSKSMPDNGKSTCTKHQFPRLMEKTNLDARRSKNMSWYDDPRSAYRHNADYLKRLSSLRDNLIDQEQTNLVHAIERLQSKQTRESLQSKAKAKNAFEVSETNNKKFITTLEKFKQSRPKRYPPELHPLEGKQLIEPLSSRSPQSIPEKSGSASSITRSTEENIIRNNLQRLIAPITPTSSIPNIGRKSQKSIQQLVLDTSPLQRKKTCFSADHAEKNPFKNIYRGARTRKVMRPDVDDLELSPNAVKFEKIGDHDKINIDKLKEYYCIYYLPSNTPTGQDEFVSEDDDDVSNGENTKLDNQLDRQLEHELKPNDMDLLSNRFPNEQYRYKAGYFGASQRVPERKPMLHPVTGKALVTNTEDIRKHRLRKLHLSDSVNNIENEAIYGNDEKDGHNRKQIVVDMPSLVFNAATPEGSDLETRTAFLSKAYKQNELRHRELKNLLDDVKELNKRTDDLSERASSDRSLEV, encoded by the coding sequence GTTGATGGAAAAGACCAACCTTGATGCCAGGAGGTCAAAAAATATGTCGTGGTACGACGACCCACGATCAGCATACAGACATAATGCTGACTACCTAAAACGTCTATCTAGTCTACGTGATAATCTAATTGACCAAGAACAAACTAATTTAGTTCATGCCATTGAAAGACTTCAATCAAAACAAACAAGagagtcattgcaaagtaaagcGAAGGCTAAAAATGCGTTCGAAGTTTCGGAGACAAACAATAAAAAGTTTATTACAACTCTTGAAAAATTTAAACAGAGTCGACCAAAAAGATATCCCCCTGAATTACATCCGTTAGAAGGAAAGCAGTTGATTGAACCGCTAAGTTCACGTTCTCCACAATCAATACCGGAGAAATCCGGCAGTGCTTCATCGATAACGAGGTCGACCGAAGAGAACATCATTCGGAATAATCTCCAACGTCTGATTGCACCTATAACACCAACAAGCAGTATACCAAATATAGGTAGAAAATCCCAAAAGTCAATTCAACAATTAGTTTTAGATACTTCTCCTTTGCAAAGGAAGAAAACGTGTTTCAGTGCGGATCATGCAGAGAAAAAtccattcaaaaatatttatagaggAGCGCGCACTCGCAAAGTTATGCGTCCGGATGTGGATGATTTAGAATTATCTCCAAACGCTGTTAAATTCGAAAAGATTGGGGATCACGACAAAATAAATATAGACAAATTGAAGgaatattattgtatttattatctCCCTTCTAATACGCCAACTGGGCAAGATGAATTTGTGTCCGAAGATGACGATGACGTATCAAACGGTGAAAATACAAAATTGGATAACCAATTAGACAGACAGTTAGAACATGAACTAAAACCAAATGATATGGATTTATTAAGCAATCGATTTCCGAATGAACAATACAGATACAAAGCAGGATATTTTGGTGCAAGTCAGAGAGTTCCCGAAAGGAAACCTATGTTACATCCGGTTACCGGAAAAGCTCTTGTGACAAACACCGAGGATATTCGAAAACATAGACTTCGAAAGTTACATTTAAGTGACAGTGTGAATAACATTGAAAACGAGGCAATTTATGGAAATGACGAAAAAGACGgacataatagaaaacaaattgtTGTAGATATGCCTTCTCTTGTGTTTAACGCTGCAACCCCAGAAGGGTCTGACCTCGAAACACGGACAGCATTTCTGTCAAAAGcatataaacaaaatgaattgcGTCATAGAGAGTTGAAAAATCTACTCGACGATGTGAAAGAACTGAATAAGCGTACTGATGATCTCTCAGAGCGAGCGTCATCAGACCGATCACTAGAAGTATGA
- the LOC139503759 gene encoding uncharacterized protein isoform X2 — protein sequence MDDRRTCSVCTFKELKLPPITSMKQYLAEREARLMEKTNLDARRSKNMSWYDDPRSAYRHNADYLKRLSSLRDNLIDQEQTNLVHAIERLQSKQTRESLQSKAKAKNAFEVSETNNKKFITTLEKFKQSRPKRYPPELHPLEGKQLIEPLSSRSPQSIPEKSGSASSITRSTEENIIRNNLQRLIAPITPTSSIPNIGRKSQKSIQQLVLDTSPLQRKKTCFSADHAEKNPFKNIYRGARTRKVMRPDVDDLELSPNAVKFEKIGDHDKINIDKLKEYYCIYYLPSNTPTGQDEFVSEDDDDVSNGENTKLDNQLDRQLEHELKPNDMDLLSNRFPNEQYRYKAGYFGASQRVPERKPMLHPVTGKALVTNTEDIRKHRLRKLHLSDSVNNIENEAIYGNDEKDGHNRKQIVVDMPSLVFNAATPEGSDLETRTAFLSKAYKQNELRHRELKNLLDDVKELNKRTDDLSERASSDRSLEV from the coding sequence GTTGATGGAAAAGACCAACCTTGATGCCAGGAGGTCAAAAAATATGTCGTGGTACGACGACCCACGATCAGCATACAGACATAATGCTGACTACCTAAAACGTCTATCTAGTCTACGTGATAATCTAATTGACCAAGAACAAACTAATTTAGTTCATGCCATTGAAAGACTTCAATCAAAACAAACAAGagagtcattgcaaagtaaagcGAAGGCTAAAAATGCGTTCGAAGTTTCGGAGACAAACAATAAAAAGTTTATTACAACTCTTGAAAAATTTAAACAGAGTCGACCAAAAAGATATCCCCCTGAATTACATCCGTTAGAAGGAAAGCAGTTGATTGAACCGCTAAGTTCACGTTCTCCACAATCAATACCGGAGAAATCCGGCAGTGCTTCATCGATAACGAGGTCGACCGAAGAGAACATCATTCGGAATAATCTCCAACGTCTGATTGCACCTATAACACCAACAAGCAGTATACCAAATATAGGTAGAAAATCCCAAAAGTCAATTCAACAATTAGTTTTAGATACTTCTCCTTTGCAAAGGAAGAAAACGTGTTTCAGTGCGGATCATGCAGAGAAAAAtccattcaaaaatatttatagaggAGCGCGCACTCGCAAAGTTATGCGTCCGGATGTGGATGATTTAGAATTATCTCCAAACGCTGTTAAATTCGAAAAGATTGGGGATCACGACAAAATAAATATAGACAAATTGAAGgaatattattgtatttattatctCCCTTCTAATACGCCAACTGGGCAAGATGAATTTGTGTCCGAAGATGACGATGACGTATCAAACGGTGAAAATACAAAATTGGATAACCAATTAGACAGACAGTTAGAACATGAACTAAAACCAAATGATATGGATTTATTAAGCAATCGATTTCCGAATGAACAATACAGATACAAAGCAGGATATTTTGGTGCAAGTCAGAGAGTTCCCGAAAGGAAACCTATGTTACATCCGGTTACCGGAAAAGCTCTTGTGACAAACACCGAGGATATTCGAAAACATAGACTTCGAAAGTTACATTTAAGTGACAGTGTGAATAACATTGAAAACGAGGCAATTTATGGAAATGACGAAAAAGACGgacataatagaaaacaaattgtTGTAGATATGCCTTCTCTTGTGTTTAACGCTGCAACCCCAGAAGGGTCTGACCTCGAAACACGGACAGCATTTCTGTCAAAAGcatataaacaaaatgaattgcGTCATAGAGAGTTGAAAAATCTACTCGACGATGTGAAAGAACTGAATAAGCGTACTGATGATCTCTCAGAGCGAGCGTCATCAGACCGATCACTAGAAGTATGA
- the LOC139503759 gene encoding uncharacterized protein isoform X4 yields the protein MQTYKVVCYSAGNLQIVGQGLMEKTNLDARRSKNMSWYDDPRSAYRHNADYLKRLSSLRDNLIDQEQTNLVHAIERLQSKQTRESLQSKAKAKNAFEVSETNNKKFITTLEKFKQSRPKRYPPELHPLEGKQLIEPLSSRSPQSIPEKSGSASSITRSTEENIIRNNLQRLIAPITPTSSIPNIGRKSQKSIQQLVLDTSPLQRKKTCFSADHAEKNPFKNIYRGARTRKVMRPDVDDLELSPNAVKFEKIGDHDKINIDKLKEYYCIYYLPSNTPTGQDEFVSEDDDDVSNGENTKLDNQLDRQLEHELKPNDMDLLSNRFPNEQYRYKAGYFGASQRVPERKPMLHPVTGKALVTNTEDIRKHRLRKLHLSDSVNNIENEAIYGNDEKDGHNRKQIVVDMPSLVFNAATPEGSDLETRTAFLSKAYKQNELRHRELKNLLDDVKELNKRTDDLSERASSDRSLEV from the coding sequence GTTGATGGAAAAGACCAACCTTGATGCCAGGAGGTCAAAAAATATGTCGTGGTACGACGACCCACGATCAGCATACAGACATAATGCTGACTACCTAAAACGTCTATCTAGTCTACGTGATAATCTAATTGACCAAGAACAAACTAATTTAGTTCATGCCATTGAAAGACTTCAATCAAAACAAACAAGagagtcattgcaaagtaaagcGAAGGCTAAAAATGCGTTCGAAGTTTCGGAGACAAACAATAAAAAGTTTATTACAACTCTTGAAAAATTTAAACAGAGTCGACCAAAAAGATATCCCCCTGAATTACATCCGTTAGAAGGAAAGCAGTTGATTGAACCGCTAAGTTCACGTTCTCCACAATCAATACCGGAGAAATCCGGCAGTGCTTCATCGATAACGAGGTCGACCGAAGAGAACATCATTCGGAATAATCTCCAACGTCTGATTGCACCTATAACACCAACAAGCAGTATACCAAATATAGGTAGAAAATCCCAAAAGTCAATTCAACAATTAGTTTTAGATACTTCTCCTTTGCAAAGGAAGAAAACGTGTTTCAGTGCGGATCATGCAGAGAAAAAtccattcaaaaatatttatagaggAGCGCGCACTCGCAAAGTTATGCGTCCGGATGTGGATGATTTAGAATTATCTCCAAACGCTGTTAAATTCGAAAAGATTGGGGATCACGACAAAATAAATATAGACAAATTGAAGgaatattattgtatttattatctCCCTTCTAATACGCCAACTGGGCAAGATGAATTTGTGTCCGAAGATGACGATGACGTATCAAACGGTGAAAATACAAAATTGGATAACCAATTAGACAGACAGTTAGAACATGAACTAAAACCAAATGATATGGATTTATTAAGCAATCGATTTCCGAATGAACAATACAGATACAAAGCAGGATATTTTGGTGCAAGTCAGAGAGTTCCCGAAAGGAAACCTATGTTACATCCGGTTACCGGAAAAGCTCTTGTGACAAACACCGAGGATATTCGAAAACATAGACTTCGAAAGTTACATTTAAGTGACAGTGTGAATAACATTGAAAACGAGGCAATTTATGGAAATGACGAAAAAGACGgacataatagaaaacaaattgtTGTAGATATGCCTTCTCTTGTGTTTAACGCTGCAACCCCAGAAGGGTCTGACCTCGAAACACGGACAGCATTTCTGTCAAAAGcatataaacaaaatgaattgcGTCATAGAGAGTTGAAAAATCTACTCGACGATGTGAAAGAACTGAATAAGCGTACTGATGATCTCTCAGAGCGAGCGTCATCAGACCGATCACTAGAAGTATGA
- the LOC139503759 gene encoding uncharacterized protein isoform X6: MEKTNLDARRSKNMSWYDDPRSAYRHNADYLKRLSSLRDNLIDQEQTNLVHAIERLQSKQTRESLQSKAKAKNAFEVSETNNKKFITTLEKFKQSRPKRYPPELHPLEGKQLIEPLSSRSPQSIPEKSGSASSITRSTEENIIRNNLQRLIAPITPTSSIPNIGRKSQKSIQQLVLDTSPLQRKKTCFSADHAEKNPFKNIYRGARTRKVMRPDVDDLELSPNAVKFEKIGDHDKINIDKLKEYYCIYYLPSNTPTGQDEFVSEDDDDVSNGENTKLDNQLDRQLEHELKPNDMDLLSNRFPNEQYRYKAGYFGASQRVPERKPMLHPVTGKALVTNTEDIRKHRLRKLHLSDSVNNIENEAIYGNDEKDGHNRKQIVVDMPSLVFNAATPEGSDLETRTAFLSKAYKQNELRHRELKNLLDDVKELNKRTDDLSERASSDRSLEV; this comes from the coding sequence ATGGAAAAGACCAACCTTGATGCCAGGAGGTCAAAAAATATGTCGTGGTACGACGACCCACGATCAGCATACAGACATAATGCTGACTACCTAAAACGTCTATCTAGTCTACGTGATAATCTAATTGACCAAGAACAAACTAATTTAGTTCATGCCATTGAAAGACTTCAATCAAAACAAACAAGagagtcattgcaaagtaaagcGAAGGCTAAAAATGCGTTCGAAGTTTCGGAGACAAACAATAAAAAGTTTATTACAACTCTTGAAAAATTTAAACAGAGTCGACCAAAAAGATATCCCCCTGAATTACATCCGTTAGAAGGAAAGCAGTTGATTGAACCGCTAAGTTCACGTTCTCCACAATCAATACCGGAGAAATCCGGCAGTGCTTCATCGATAACGAGGTCGACCGAAGAGAACATCATTCGGAATAATCTCCAACGTCTGATTGCACCTATAACACCAACAAGCAGTATACCAAATATAGGTAGAAAATCCCAAAAGTCAATTCAACAATTAGTTTTAGATACTTCTCCTTTGCAAAGGAAGAAAACGTGTTTCAGTGCGGATCATGCAGAGAAAAAtccattcaaaaatatttatagaggAGCGCGCACTCGCAAAGTTATGCGTCCGGATGTGGATGATTTAGAATTATCTCCAAACGCTGTTAAATTCGAAAAGATTGGGGATCACGACAAAATAAATATAGACAAATTGAAGgaatattattgtatttattatctCCCTTCTAATACGCCAACTGGGCAAGATGAATTTGTGTCCGAAGATGACGATGACGTATCAAACGGTGAAAATACAAAATTGGATAACCAATTAGACAGACAGTTAGAACATGAACTAAAACCAAATGATATGGATTTATTAAGCAATCGATTTCCGAATGAACAATACAGATACAAAGCAGGATATTTTGGTGCAAGTCAGAGAGTTCCCGAAAGGAAACCTATGTTACATCCGGTTACCGGAAAAGCTCTTGTGACAAACACCGAGGATATTCGAAAACATAGACTTCGAAAGTTACATTTAAGTGACAGTGTGAATAACATTGAAAACGAGGCAATTTATGGAAATGACGAAAAAGACGgacataatagaaaacaaattgtTGTAGATATGCCTTCTCTTGTGTTTAACGCTGCAACCCCAGAAGGGTCTGACCTCGAAACACGGACAGCATTTCTGTCAAAAGcatataaacaaaatgaattgcGTCATAGAGAGTTGAAAAATCTACTCGACGATGTGAAAGAACTGAATAAGCGTACTGATGATCTCTCAGAGCGAGCGTCATCAGACCGATCACTAGAAGTATGA
- the LOC139503759 gene encoding uncharacterized protein isoform X3 — protein MSGFPKGPINLIPISFHDEDKISILRLMEKTNLDARRSKNMSWYDDPRSAYRHNADYLKRLSSLRDNLIDQEQTNLVHAIERLQSKQTRESLQSKAKAKNAFEVSETNNKKFITTLEKFKQSRPKRYPPELHPLEGKQLIEPLSSRSPQSIPEKSGSASSITRSTEENIIRNNLQRLIAPITPTSSIPNIGRKSQKSIQQLVLDTSPLQRKKTCFSADHAEKNPFKNIYRGARTRKVMRPDVDDLELSPNAVKFEKIGDHDKINIDKLKEYYCIYYLPSNTPTGQDEFVSEDDDDVSNGENTKLDNQLDRQLEHELKPNDMDLLSNRFPNEQYRYKAGYFGASQRVPERKPMLHPVTGKALVTNTEDIRKHRLRKLHLSDSVNNIENEAIYGNDEKDGHNRKQIVVDMPSLVFNAATPEGSDLETRTAFLSKAYKQNELRHRELKNLLDDVKELNKRTDDLSERASSDRSLEV, from the coding sequence GTTGATGGAAAAGACCAACCTTGATGCCAGGAGGTCAAAAAATATGTCGTGGTACGACGACCCACGATCAGCATACAGACATAATGCTGACTACCTAAAACGTCTATCTAGTCTACGTGATAATCTAATTGACCAAGAACAAACTAATTTAGTTCATGCCATTGAAAGACTTCAATCAAAACAAACAAGagagtcattgcaaagtaaagcGAAGGCTAAAAATGCGTTCGAAGTTTCGGAGACAAACAATAAAAAGTTTATTACAACTCTTGAAAAATTTAAACAGAGTCGACCAAAAAGATATCCCCCTGAATTACATCCGTTAGAAGGAAAGCAGTTGATTGAACCGCTAAGTTCACGTTCTCCACAATCAATACCGGAGAAATCCGGCAGTGCTTCATCGATAACGAGGTCGACCGAAGAGAACATCATTCGGAATAATCTCCAACGTCTGATTGCACCTATAACACCAACAAGCAGTATACCAAATATAGGTAGAAAATCCCAAAAGTCAATTCAACAATTAGTTTTAGATACTTCTCCTTTGCAAAGGAAGAAAACGTGTTTCAGTGCGGATCATGCAGAGAAAAAtccattcaaaaatatttatagaggAGCGCGCACTCGCAAAGTTATGCGTCCGGATGTGGATGATTTAGAATTATCTCCAAACGCTGTTAAATTCGAAAAGATTGGGGATCACGACAAAATAAATATAGACAAATTGAAGgaatattattgtatttattatctCCCTTCTAATACGCCAACTGGGCAAGATGAATTTGTGTCCGAAGATGACGATGACGTATCAAACGGTGAAAATACAAAATTGGATAACCAATTAGACAGACAGTTAGAACATGAACTAAAACCAAATGATATGGATTTATTAAGCAATCGATTTCCGAATGAACAATACAGATACAAAGCAGGATATTTTGGTGCAAGTCAGAGAGTTCCCGAAAGGAAACCTATGTTACATCCGGTTACCGGAAAAGCTCTTGTGACAAACACCGAGGATATTCGAAAACATAGACTTCGAAAGTTACATTTAAGTGACAGTGTGAATAACATTGAAAACGAGGCAATTTATGGAAATGACGAAAAAGACGgacataatagaaaacaaattgtTGTAGATATGCCTTCTCTTGTGTTTAACGCTGCAACCCCAGAAGGGTCTGACCTCGAAACACGGACAGCATTTCTGTCAAAAGcatataaacaaaatgaattgcGTCATAGAGAGTTGAAAAATCTACTCGACGATGTGAAAGAACTGAATAAGCGTACTGATGATCTCTCAGAGCGAGCGTCATCAGACCGATCACTAGAAGTATGA